Proteins encoded by one window of uncultured Draconibacterium sp.:
- a CDS encoding aminotransferase class V-fold PLP-dependent enzyme: MSLEKYFNQFRKNIVGIDQEFETPYGKQKINYGDWIASGRLYRPIECKITDELGPYVGNTHTETSETGLRMTHAYHKSHQLIKQHVNAGPDDIIITAGFGMTAVINKFQRILGLKYCGKVSGKTCIAERERPVVFLTHMEHHSNQTSWYETSADVVVVEPADGLLIDTENLREALEKYKDRPFKIGSFTACSNVTGVRTPYHEMAKIMHEYGGVCFIDFAASAPYDEINMHPEDPMEKLDAVMFSPHKFLGGPGSSGVIVFDASMYKNTVPDNPGGGTVDWTNPWGKYKYVDDIEAREDGGTPGFLQSIRTALCFDLKDQMGVENIRKREEELLERAFKGLDKIKGLNILADNVRDRLGVISFYVEGIHYNLLVRLLNDKYGIQTRGGCACAGTYGHFLLEVSMEQSEEITDKINHGDLSEKPGWVRWSLHPTMTDEEVDIMIDALNDIVPNIKEYEKDYNYVNRTNTFWHKDEKDDQELLNKWFTLEHE; encoded by the coding sequence ATGAGTCTGGAAAAATATTTTAACCAATTCAGGAAAAATATTGTCGGTATTGATCAGGAATTTGAAACTCCCTATGGCAAACAGAAAATCAATTACGGCGACTGGATTGCCAGTGGCCGTTTGTATCGCCCTATCGAGTGTAAAATTACTGACGAGCTTGGACCATATGTTGGCAACACCCACACCGAAACCAGCGAAACCGGACTGCGCATGACACATGCTTACCATAAATCGCATCAGCTGATAAAACAACACGTCAATGCCGGACCTGACGATATAATTATTACTGCCGGGTTTGGGATGACTGCAGTGATCAATAAGTTTCAGCGAATTCTGGGCTTAAAATACTGCGGAAAAGTGTCAGGAAAAACCTGTATTGCCGAGCGTGAAAGACCGGTGGTTTTTCTTACGCACATGGAGCACCACTCAAATCAAACATCTTGGTACGAAACCAGTGCCGACGTAGTTGTAGTTGAACCCGCTGATGGATTGTTAATTGATACTGAAAACCTGCGCGAAGCACTGGAAAAATACAAAGACCGCCCCTTTAAAATTGGCTCTTTTACAGCTTGCTCGAATGTTACCGGAGTGCGCACGCCTTATCACGAAATGGCGAAAATAATGCACGAATACGGTGGCGTTTGTTTTATCGATTTTGCAGCCTCGGCACCTTACGACGAAATCAACATGCACCCGGAAGATCCGATGGAAAAACTGGATGCTGTAATGTTTTCTCCTCATAAATTTTTGGGAGGCCCGGGATCTTCAGGCGTAATTGTTTTTGATGCCAGTATGTATAAAAATACGGTTCCTGATAATCCCGGAGGTGGTACTGTTGACTGGACTAATCCGTGGGGGAAATACAAATATGTAGATGACATTGAAGCCCGAGAAGATGGGGGAACTCCAGGATTCCTGCAATCGATACGTACGGCACTTTGTTTTGACCTGAAAGACCAAATGGGCGTTGAAAATATCCGCAAACGAGAAGAAGAATTGCTGGAGCGTGCATTTAAAGGACTGGATAAAATTAAAGGACTAAATATTCTTGCCGATAATGTGCGTGACCGATTAGGTGTAATTTCCTTTTATGTAGAAGGAATACATTACAACCTGCTGGTGCGTTTGCTAAACGACAAATACGGTATTCAAACACGCGGGGGTTGTGCCTGCGCCGGAACTTACGGACACTTTCTATTGGAAGTATCAATGGAGCAATCGGAGGAGATTACAGATAAAATCAACCACGGCGATTTATCGGAAAAACCGGGTTGGGTGCGTTGGTCGCTTCACCCGACAATGACTGATGAGGAAGTTGATATCATGATTGACGCATTGAATGATATTGTTCCAAACATTAAGGAATACGAGAAAGATTATAACTACGTAAATCGCACCAACACTTTCTGGCACAAAGATGAAAAAGATGACCAGGAATTGCTGAACAAGTGGTTTACGCTTGAACACGAATAA
- a CDS encoding bile acid:sodium symporter family protein has product MKIDKFVLAIIGVIILAWFFPGIGSPESEVPLDLIASIGISLIFFFYGLKLSPRDIKLGLKNWKLHIVVQLTTFLVFPLIVLAFYPFIKTENGQTIWLAFLFLAALPSTVSSSVVMVSIAKGNIPAAIFNASISGLIGIVITPLWMGLFLTQTTIDFNLGEIYFKLLTEILLPVIIGALLQRYWGDYARKYSRYLTLFDKSVILLIIYKSFSHSFENKVFSAVDAVDLFFIVMAVIILFYAIYFLTLKVSQLLRFNIEDQITTQFCGTKKSLVHGTVFAKILFQQSATTGIMLLPIMIFHPIQILIISFVATNLGKRK; this is encoded by the coding sequence ATGAAGATTGACAAATTTGTTTTAGCCATTATCGGCGTTATTATACTGGCCTGGTTTTTTCCCGGAATTGGAAGTCCGGAAAGTGAGGTGCCGCTTGATTTAATTGCAAGTATCGGAATTTCGCTGATTTTCTTTTTTTATGGTTTGAAGCTCAGTCCGCGCGATATAAAATTAGGGCTTAAGAACTGGAAACTTCATATCGTGGTTCAGTTAACTACCTTTCTTGTTTTTCCATTAATTGTTCTTGCTTTTTATCCCTTTATTAAAACCGAAAACGGGCAAACGATTTGGTTGGCTTTTCTATTCTTGGCAGCGCTGCCGTCAACTGTATCTTCGTCGGTGGTGATGGTTTCAATTGCAAAAGGAAATATTCCAGCTGCGATTTTTAACGCCAGTATTTCTGGATTGATTGGTATTGTGATTACACCGCTTTGGATGGGTCTGTTTTTAACACAAACCACTATTGATTTCAACCTTGGAGAAATATATTTCAAACTTCTTACCGAAATTCTACTTCCTGTTATTATAGGTGCATTGCTGCAGCGTTATTGGGGAGATTACGCCCGAAAATATAGTCGATACCTCACTTTGTTTGATAAATCGGTGATTCTGCTGATTATCTATAAAAGCTTTTCACATTCGTTCGAAAATAAGGTTTTTAGTGCCGTTGATGCCGTTGATCTCTTCTTTATTGTGATGGCTGTAATTATCCTTTTTTATGCGATTTATTTCCTGACGCTTAAAGTATCGCAGTTGCTACGGTTTAATATCGAAGATCAGATTACAACACAATTTTGCGGAACAAAAAAATCATTGGTTCACGGAACCGTTTTTGCCAAAATATTATTTCAGCAATCGGCAACTACCGGAATAATGTTGCTGCCGATTATGATTTTTCACCCGATACAAATATTGATAATCAGTTTTGTGGCTACCAATTTAGGGAAGCGAAAATAG
- a CDS encoding patatin-like phospholipase family protein: MKSLFVNTVTNDFLPLRGMTKKYENGLVLSGGGTRGFAHLGVIAALDKLGIQPDVISGVSAGAIVGAFIAAGKSPEEIRDNFKRGWFFQYTKIHLPVDGLLKLDGLKEILEKEIAVKNIEDLKTPFYICVSNLNKGTVEYRKTGSLGDTVLASASIPIIFAPVELGRYLYVDGGLMDNIPVAPIRKNCRRVIASNISPINPKAKMKNLIQIATRTVYMSVNQKLEEIKKQVDVYIEPKGIDEYDVFQRKHADELFDLGYKKTLEVLK; this comes from the coding sequence ATGAAATCTCTTTTTGTTAATACGGTTACGAATGATTTTCTACCTTTGAGAGGTATGACAAAGAAATACGAAAACGGTCTGGTATTAAGTGGTGGCGGCACACGAGGTTTTGCCCACCTTGGCGTTATTGCGGCGCTCGACAAACTGGGTATTCAGCCCGATGTGATTTCGGGTGTTAGTGCCGGCGCCATTGTTGGAGCTTTTATTGCTGCCGGGAAATCGCCCGAAGAGATACGCGATAATTTTAAACGCGGCTGGTTTTTTCAATACACAAAAATTCATTTGCCCGTTGACGGTTTGCTCAAGCTTGATGGCTTAAAGGAAATTTTGGAAAAGGAAATCGCTGTTAAAAACATCGAAGACCTTAAAACACCGTTTTATATTTGTGTTTCGAACCTGAACAAGGGAACTGTGGAATACAGAAAAACAGGAAGCCTTGGCGATACAGTACTGGCCTCGGCATCCATTCCTATCATATTTGCGCCGGTTGAACTTGGCCGGTATTTATATGTCGACGGTGGATTAATGGATAATATACCGGTTGCACCAATCCGGAAAAACTGCCGGCGTGTTATTGCGTCAAACATCAGCCCCATTAATCCAAAAGCAAAAATGAAAAACCTCATACAAATTGCCACAAGAACCGTTTACATGAGCGTGAACCAGAAACTGGAAGAAATAAAGAAACAGGTTGACGTTTATATTGAACCAAAGGGAATTGACGAATACGACGTATTTCAGCGAAAACATGCCGATGAGTTATTTGACCTGGGCTACAAAAAAACGCTGGAAGTTCTGAAATAA
- a CDS encoding co-chaperone GroES family protein encodes MSLVIEEKDLEKFIMVGDRVLVKPKNPSGKTKSGLYLPPSVQENEKVQSGYIVKVGPGYPIPAVSEEDEAWKEKKEEVKYVPLQTHIGDLAIYLNKSGHEIEFNNEKYIILPHSAILMIIRDENLFD; translated from the coding sequence ATGTCGTTAGTAATTGAAGAAAAAGATCTGGAAAAATTTATAATGGTGGGCGATCGTGTTTTGGTAAAACCCAAAAATCCATCGGGAAAAACAAAATCGGGATTGTATTTGCCGCCATCAGTTCAAGAGAACGAGAAAGTACAGAGCGGTTATATCGTAAAAGTTGGACCGGGTTATCCTATTCCGGCAGTGAGTGAAGAAGACGAAGCCTGGAAAGAAAAAAAGGAAGAAGTGAAATATGTTCCGTTGCAAACGCATATTGGCGATCTGGCTATTTATTTAAATAAAAGCGGGCATGAAATTGAGTTTAATAACGAGAAATACATTATTCTTCCGCACTCGGCTATATTAATGATAATAAGAGACGAGAATTTATTTGACTAA
- the map gene encoding type I methionyl aminopeptidase, which translates to MGKIIIKTAEQIEGIRQSAKLAAKTLDFAGQFVKEGVNTEFIDDKIEEFIRSHGAVPATKGYNGYPKSSCISLNNVICHGIPSQQTILKEGDILNIDITTILNGYYGDTSRMFTVGEVSQAAEDLIDVTGHCLDLGIEQVKPGNRFGNIGFVIQRYAKAQGYSVVYEFCGHGVGVDFHEEPQVDHASRRNSGPEMKAGMIFTIEPMINQGKPKAVIDKNDGWTARTVDSKLSAQFEHTILVTPTGCEVLTDIHNEYPIT; encoded by the coding sequence ATGGGAAAAATTATAATTAAAACTGCGGAGCAGATAGAAGGCATCAGGCAAAGTGCAAAGCTGGCGGCCAAAACGCTTGATTTTGCCGGGCAGTTTGTGAAAGAGGGAGTAAACACTGAATTTATCGATGATAAAATTGAAGAATTTATTCGTTCCCATGGAGCTGTGCCAGCAACCAAAGGTTACAACGGTTATCCCAAATCAAGTTGTATTTCTTTAAATAATGTGATTTGCCATGGTATCCCATCGCAACAAACCATTTTGAAAGAAGGAGATATTTTAAATATTGATATTACCACTATTTTAAACGGCTATTACGGCGATACATCGCGTATGTTTACCGTGGGCGAAGTTAGCCAGGCTGCTGAAGATTTAATAGATGTAACCGGCCATTGTCTTGATCTTGGAATTGAACAGGTAAAACCGGGCAACCGTTTTGGGAATATCGGATTTGTTATTCAACGTTACGCCAAAGCACAAGGTTACAGCGTTGTTTACGAGTTTTGCGGACACGGTGTAGGTGTCGATTTTCATGAAGAACCACAGGTAGATCATGCATCGCGCAGAAACTCGGGACCGGAAATGAAAGCCGGAATGATATTTACTATTGAACCGATGATTAACCAGGGAAAACCCAAAGCGGTAATTGATAAAAACGATGGCTGGACAGCGCGAACAGTGGACAGTAAACTGTCGGCACAGTTTGAACATACCATTTTAGTAACGCCAACCGGCTGCGAAGTCCTTACCGATATTCATAATGAATATCCGATAACCTAG
- a CDS encoding acyl-ACP thioesterase domain-containing protein produces MKHKQELTTKSYFVSRFGQLSTSFLFWQIQDIAWEHAEKLGFGFDNLQKEKQFWVLSRLLVKIKRRPAWGENFTVETWPAGIDGLLALRDIHFIDANGESIIQATTSWLVLNQETKRIVKLELGSIPLHDERILEMNAGKVKPVKSDDEVFFTPVLFNEIDVNQHFNSGRYLERIIDSYDFDFHEANELVEFEVNFVKEGIQNDRLGIKKQILDKNNHICSVVRESDGADLIRARLVWSPRNQAF; encoded by the coding sequence ATGAAACACAAACAGGAATTAACCACAAAATCATATTTCGTTAGCCGTTTTGGGCAATTGTCCACCTCATTTCTTTTTTGGCAAATACAGGATATTGCCTGGGAACATGCCGAAAAATTAGGTTTCGGATTCGACAATCTTCAGAAAGAAAAACAGTTTTGGGTTTTATCGCGCCTGTTAGTGAAGATAAAACGACGTCCGGCGTGGGGCGAAAATTTTACGGTTGAAACCTGGCCTGCCGGAATTGATGGACTTTTAGCACTTCGCGACATTCATTTTATTGATGCCAATGGAGAAAGTATTATTCAAGCTACAACTAGCTGGCTGGTATTGAACCAGGAAACCAAACGCATTGTAAAACTGGAACTCGGTTCGATTCCATTGCATGACGAACGGATTCTGGAAATGAATGCCGGAAAAGTAAAACCGGTTAAATCCGACGATGAAGTGTTTTTTACCCCGGTGCTTTTTAATGAGATCGACGTTAACCAGCATTTTAACAGCGGACGTTACCTTGAACGTATTATCGACAGCTACGATTTTGATTTTCATGAAGCAAATGAACTAGTCGAGTTTGAAGTGAACTTTGTAAAAGAAGGCATTCAAAACGACCGGCTGGGAATTAAGAAACAAATACTGGATAAAAATAATCATATTTGTAGTGTAGTTCGCGAAAGCGACGGAGCCGATCTTATCCGCGCCCGACTCGTTTGGAGCCCGCGGAATCAGGCGTTTTAA
- a CDS encoding glycoside hydrolase family 97 protein gives MKRLLLILVLAVGTFFSHAEELTSPNGKMKLTFDLSDGTPVYQLQLEDKTIIKPSKLGLELKDAEPLLSGFKVADSQTSAFDETWKPVWGEQSEIRNHYNELAITLNQSATDRKMIIRFRVFDDGLGFRYEFPEQENLIYFVVTDERTEFAMDGDHTAFWIPGDYDTQEYDYTKSKLSEIRGLMEKAITPNTSQTPISATAVQTALMMKTDDGYYINLHEAALKDYSCMHLELDDKKMVFESTLTPDAQGNMAYMQAPCTTPWRTVIAGKKAGDILLSNITLNLNEPCALDNTDWIKPVKYVGVWWEMITGKSSWAYTNLPSVKLGVTDYSKTTPNGIHAANTEEVKKYIDFAAENGLDAVLVEGWNEGWEDWFNKSKDYVFDFVTPYPDFDVAELRDYAKSKNVHLMMHHETSSSVRNYERHLDTAYQFMADNNYNSVKSGYVGDIIPRGEYHYGQWMVNHYLYAVKKAADYKIMVNAHEAVRPTGLCRTYPNLIGNESARGTEYEAFGGNNVDHTTILPFTRQIGGPMDYTPGIFETHVSEYNPDNNSQVRTTIARQLALYVTMYSPLQMAADLPTTYAKYMDAFQFIKDVALDWDKSLVLEAEPGDYITYARKEKGSENWYVGRTNDEESRTSKIRFDFLNPDQKYIATVYTDAKDADWKTNPQAYEIKKYVVSSKSELKQDCAPGGGYAISIIPVSDNSELKRLKKL, from the coding sequence ATGAAGAGATTACTATTGATTCTTGTGCTTGCCGTTGGCACATTCTTTAGCCACGCTGAAGAACTTACTTCACCAAACGGAAAAATGAAACTTACTTTCGATTTATCGGATGGAACACCGGTTTACCAACTTCAACTGGAAGACAAAACCATTATCAAACCCAGCAAACTTGGGCTCGAATTAAAAGATGCCGAACCACTGTTAAGCGGATTTAAGGTAGCCGACAGTCAAACCTCTGCTTTCGACGAAACCTGGAAACCGGTTTGGGGCGAGCAAAGCGAAATTAGAAACCATTACAACGAATTGGCGATTACATTAAACCAATCGGCTACCGACCGGAAAATGATAATCCGATTCCGTGTTTTTGACGACGGACTTGGTTTTCGTTATGAATTTCCTGAGCAGGAAAACCTGATTTATTTTGTGGTAACAGACGAGCGCACCGAGTTTGCCATGGACGGCGACCACACTGCGTTCTGGATTCCGGGCGATTACGACACACAGGAATATGATTACACCAAATCGAAGTTGTCGGAAATTCGTGGATTGATGGAAAAAGCCATTACGCCAAACACATCGCAAACACCAATTTCGGCAACGGCGGTGCAAACAGCTTTAATGATGAAAACCGACGACGGTTATTACATCAACCTGCACGAAGCGGCATTGAAAGATTATTCGTGTATGCACCTCGAGCTCGACGATAAAAAGATGGTATTCGAATCAACTCTAACACCCGATGCACAAGGAAATATGGCTTACATGCAGGCACCTTGTACAACGCCGTGGCGTACGGTTATTGCCGGTAAAAAAGCGGGCGACATTCTGCTTTCGAACATCACTCTAAATCTAAATGAACCTTGCGCGCTCGACAACACCGACTGGATTAAACCGGTGAAGTACGTTGGCGTTTGGTGGGAAATGATTACCGGAAAAAGCTCGTGGGCATATACTAACCTGCCAAGTGTAAAACTTGGCGTAACTGATTATTCAAAAACTACTCCAAACGGAATTCATGCTGCCAACACCGAAGAAGTAAAAAAATACATTGATTTTGCCGCGGAAAATGGTTTGGATGCTGTTTTGGTAGAAGGTTGGAACGAAGGTTGGGAAGACTGGTTCAACAAATCGAAAGACTATGTTTTTGATTTTGTAACGCCCTACCCCGATTTTGATGTCGCCGAACTGCGCGACTACGCAAAAAGCAAAAATGTACACCTGATGATGCACCACGAAACATCGAGCTCGGTGCGCAACTACGAGCGTCATTTGGATACGGCTTACCAATTTATGGCAGACAATAACTACAACTCGGTAAAAAGTGGGTATGTGGGCGATATTATTCCACGCGGCGAATACCACTACGGCCAATGGATGGTAAACCATTATTTATACGCAGTTAAAAAAGCGGCAGATTACAAAATAATGGTGAATGCACACGAAGCTGTTCGTCCAACCGGATTGTGCAGAACTTACCCGAACCTGATCGGCAACGAATCGGCACGCGGTACCGAATACGAAGCTTTCGGCGGAAACAATGTCGATCATACAACAATCCTTCCGTTTACCCGCCAAATTGGTGGTCCGATGGATTACACACCGGGTATTTTTGAAACGCATGTAAGCGAATACAATCCCGATAATAATTCGCAGGTTCGAACAACAATTGCACGCCAATTGGCTTTGTATGTCACCATGTACAGTCCGCTGCAAATGGCTGCCGATTTGCCAACTACTTACGCAAAATACATGGATGCCTTTCAATTCATAAAAGACGTAGCTCTTGATTGGGACAAATCCTTGGTTTTGGAAGCCGAACCTGGAGATTATATTACTTACGCCAGAAAAGAAAAAGGCAGCGAAAACTGGTATGTGGGCCGCACAAACGACGAAGAATCCCGCACCTCGAAAATCCGTTTTGATTTTCTGAATCCGGATCAGAAATACATTGCAACAGTTTATACCGATGCAAAAGATGCCGATTGGAAAACAAATCCGCAAGCTTATGAAATCAAAAAATATGTGGTTTCGAGCAAGTCGGAATTAAAACAAGACTGTGCCCCCGGCGGCGGTTATGCAATTAGTATTATTCCCGTTTCTGACAATTCGGAATTAAAAAGATTGAAAAAGTTATAA